A section of the Brevundimonas sp. AJA228-03 genome encodes:
- a CDS encoding protein adenylyltransferase SelO family protein, protein MPVSPTYRPEPRFFDLGPEFGDAVRPADFPQTVLRHRNDRAAADVGLATLGDAEWVDHFGRFQPLPGQPGPVAMRYHGHQFRTYNPDLGDGRGFLAAQMRASDDRVLDLGTKGSGTTPWSRAGDGRLTLKGGVREVLAAAMLESQGVPTSRALSLIETGEALERGDEPSPTRSAVLVRLQYSHVRFGTFQRAGFFGRADQIETLVEHVRSLYHPTVAVGDAPGLLAVIVAASARLTARWIAAGFVHGVLNTDNLNVTGESFDYGPWRFLPSYEPGFTAAYFDHSGLYAFARQPEAVFWNLTQLAGTLKLVGDATPLTEALNGFGPAYIRELRAAFLERLGVRSLGEAADQRLLDTTLALLRDKGEAIRWEPLFHDWFAGFSSSARALSGPRAKAWQGEAFDAFRFALFEHEPDRPERLEHPAFVRPEPEEMLIHEVEAIWSAIDAHDDWSPLEAKLARVEEARSART, encoded by the coding sequence ATGCCCGTCAGCCCGACCTATCGCCCCGAGCCTCGCTTCTTTGATCTAGGCCCGGAATTCGGCGACGCGGTCCGCCCCGCCGACTTCCCCCAAACCGTCCTGCGCCACCGGAACGATCGGGCGGCCGCAGATGTCGGCCTGGCCACACTGGGCGACGCCGAATGGGTCGACCATTTCGGTCGGTTCCAGCCCCTGCCCGGCCAGCCCGGCCCGGTCGCCATGCGCTATCATGGCCATCAGTTCCGCACCTACAATCCGGACCTCGGCGACGGACGCGGCTTCCTGGCCGCCCAGATGAGAGCCTCCGACGACAGAGTGCTGGATCTGGGCACCAAGGGCTCGGGCACCACCCCATGGTCGCGCGCGGGCGACGGGCGTCTGACGCTGAAAGGCGGCGTGCGCGAGGTCCTGGCCGCCGCCATGCTGGAAAGCCAGGGCGTCCCGACCAGCCGGGCGCTGAGCCTGATCGAGACCGGCGAAGCGCTGGAGCGCGGCGACGAGCCTTCGCCGACCCGCTCTGCGGTGCTGGTCCGGCTGCAGTACAGCCACGTCCGTTTCGGGACCTTCCAGAGGGCCGGCTTCTTCGGCCGCGCCGACCAGATCGAGACCCTGGTCGAGCATGTGCGCAGTCTCTATCATCCGACGGTCGCGGTCGGCGACGCGCCCGGCCTGCTGGCCGTCATCGTCGCGGCCTCCGCCCGCCTGACCGCCCGCTGGATCGCCGCCGGCTTCGTCCACGGCGTGCTGAACACCGACAATCTGAACGTCACGGGTGAGAGCTTCGACTATGGGCCCTGGCGGTTTCTGCCGTCCTATGAACCCGGTTTCACCGCCGCCTATTTCGACCACTCGGGCCTCTATGCCTTCGCGCGCCAGCCCGAGGCCGTGTTCTGGAACCTGACCCAGCTGGCGGGCACGCTGAAGCTGGTCGGCGACGCCACCCCTCTGACCGAGGCCCTGAACGGGTTCGGTCCGGCCTATATCCGCGAACTCCGCGCGGCCTTCCTGGAGCGGCTGGGCGTCAGGAGCCTGGGCGAGGCGGCCGACCAGCGCCTGCTGGACACGACGCTGGCGCTTCTGCGCGATAAGGGCGAGGCCATCCGCTGGGAACCCCTTTTCCACGACTGGTTCGCCGGCTTCTCCTCCTCGGCGCGCGCCCTGTCCGGACCGCGCGCCAAGGCCTGGCAGGGCGAGGCCTTCGACGCCTTCCGCTTCGCCCTGTTCGAGCATGAACCCGACCGGCCCGAGCGACTGGAGCATCCCGCCTTCGTCCGTCCCGAGCCGGAAGAAATGCTGATCCACGAGGTCGAGGCGATCTGGTCCGCGATCGACGCACATGACGACTGGTCGCCGCTGGAGGCCAAGCTGGCGCGCGTGGAAGAGGCTCGGTCCGCCCGAACCTGA
- a CDS encoding DUF2975 domain-containing protein, translated as MKLIGRRSVASVLRWVLGFGNIFVALAVIATGLMLVASLVMPDFGAGFIDALADNEDSWRTLMLNERATFLAAFVATLSTWWVLNRLRRMFLAVNQGDAFERANVGRLQGVGLGLIGVQISAFILAWTVPEGIIDDLDYSVDLGAWLGILIVFMLAEVFRQGSAMRDDQQMTV; from the coding sequence GTGAAGCTCATCGGTCGTCGTTCCGTCGCCAGCGTCCTGCGCTGGGTCCTGGGGTTCGGGAACATATTCGTGGCCCTCGCCGTGATCGCCACGGGCCTGATGCTTGTGGCGTCTCTGGTCATGCCGGACTTCGGTGCCGGCTTCATCGATGCCCTCGCGGACAACGAGGACAGCTGGCGAACGTTGATGCTCAACGAGCGCGCCACCTTCCTCGCCGCCTTCGTCGCCACCCTGAGCACCTGGTGGGTCCTCAACCGCCTGCGCCGGATGTTCCTCGCCGTGAATCAGGGCGACGCGTTCGAACGCGCCAATGTCGGACGCCTGCAGGGGGTCGGCCTCGGTCTGATCGGGGTGCAGATCAGCGCGTTCATCCTGGCCTGGACTGTGCCGGAGGGGATCATCGACGACCTCGACTATTCGGTCGATCTCGGTGCCTGGCTGGGCATCCTGATCGTCTTCATGCTGGCCGAGGTGTTCCGGCAGGGGTCGGCCATGCGCGACGACCAGCAGATGACGGTCTGA
- the nhaA gene encoding Na+/H+ antiporter NhaA has protein sequence MARRLTLDFLKTEAASGAVLGLAAAAALVVANSPLSDAYFAWLKSEHLFQAGPLRLELTVSEWIKEGLMAVFFLVVGMEIKYEILRGELSDPRKLATPVLAALGGMIAPALVYLAISGATGGPPGGWPIPLATDIAFALGVFAIAGRGLPSSLRVFLLTLAIVDDLGAIGLIAVLFSSGIDGVPLAWAAGLLAVGAAASRRPIAAPFWIMGFLAVWWLSVQAGLSTSLAAVAFAAIVPVEPRINDGQSPLKEAMHDLHPYVAYLILPLFAFAKAGVSFAGLSLDQLFAPLVLGVAAGLFLGKQIGVFGATWLTTRLKLGKKPAQSTWLQIYGVSLLCGVGFTMSLFIGILAFPGTIDAPEQVEVKLGVILGSTLSASLGAVILAVAARRRRNSKARPSTNTDPGAPILT, from the coding sequence GTGGCTCGCAGATTGACGCTCGACTTCCTGAAGACAGAGGCCGCGTCCGGGGCCGTGCTCGGCCTGGCCGCCGCGGCAGCGCTGGTGGTGGCCAATTCGCCGCTGTCCGACGCCTATTTCGCCTGGCTCAAGAGCGAACACCTGTTCCAGGCGGGGCCGCTCCGTCTGGAGCTGACCGTGTCGGAATGGATCAAGGAAGGCCTGATGGCGGTCTTCTTTCTCGTGGTCGGCATGGAGATCAAATACGAAATCCTTCGCGGGGAGCTCAGCGATCCGAGGAAGCTGGCGACCCCCGTCCTCGCGGCGCTGGGCGGGATGATCGCGCCCGCCCTGGTCTATCTGGCGATATCCGGCGCGACGGGAGGGCCGCCCGGCGGCTGGCCCATTCCGCTGGCCACCGACATCGCCTTTGCCCTGGGCGTCTTCGCCATCGCAGGGCGAGGCCTGCCCTCCTCGCTGCGGGTCTTCCTGCTGACCCTGGCCATCGTCGACGATCTGGGGGCCATCGGACTGATCGCGGTGCTGTTCAGCAGCGGGATCGACGGGGTGCCCCTGGCCTGGGCGGCCGGGTTGCTGGCGGTCGGCGCGGCCGCGTCCCGACGGCCCATCGCAGCCCCTTTCTGGATCATGGGCTTTCTGGCCGTCTGGTGGCTGAGCGTCCAGGCCGGCCTGAGCACCTCCCTGGCTGCGGTCGCCTTCGCCGCGATCGTGCCGGTGGAACCTCGCATCAATGACGGTCAAAGCCCGCTGAAAGAGGCGATGCACGACCTCCACCCCTATGTCGCCTACCTGATCCTGCCGCTGTTCGCCTTCGCCAAGGCGGGGGTGTCCTTTGCCGGACTGTCGCTGGATCAGCTGTTCGCACCGCTTGTCCTGGGCGTGGCGGCAGGCCTTTTCCTTGGCAAGCAGATCGGCGTCTTCGGCGCGACCTGGCTGACGACACGATTGAAGCTGGGCAAGAAGCCGGCCCAATCAACCTGGCTGCAAATCTATGGGGTGAGTCTTCTGTGCGGGGTCGGCTTCACCATGAGCCTGTTCATCGGCATCCTTGCGTTTCCCGGTACCATCGACGCCCCCGAACAGGTCGAGGTCAAGCTGGGCGTGATCCTGGGGTCGACCCTTTCGGCGTCCCTGGGTGCCGTGATCCTGGCGGTGGCGGCCAGACGTCGGCGCAATTCGAAGGCCCGACCCTCGACGAATACTGATCCTGGCGCACCAATATTGACCTAG
- a CDS encoding helix-turn-helix transcriptional regulator — MAIIVQLDRMLVERRMSLTELSDRVGVTIANLSILKTGKARAIRFSTLDALCRELDCAPGQLLANSAEPQPPGETDEA, encoded by the coding sequence ATGGCCATCATTGTGCAACTGGATCGGATGCTCGTCGAACGCCGCATGTCGCTGACGGAACTCAGCGACCGGGTCGGGGTCACCATCGCCAACCTGTCCATCCTGAAGACCGGCAAGGCCCGCGCCATTCGCTTCTCCACCCTGGACGCCCTGTGCCGCGAACTGGACTGCGCCCCGGGTCAACTGCTGGCGAACTCCGCCGAACCTCAGCCGCCCG